In a genomic window of Candidatus Neptunochlamydia vexilliferae:
- a CDS encoding Rpn family recombination-promoting nuclease/putative transposase: MIDLLDIKVDVVFKDFFGDKSSKELLESFINSVLGFEGDDLIEIEEFLDPRKMRVEVGRPSTFVDLSVKTRGGERYIIEMQTYNHEGFDKRLLYYLGKDYTEQIDYHYHQQATETEQKKKQKKLIGWQDLPKVHIVAIIDFHRSEREKNGILNNEKVVETYRFKPEISSSNEHLFNQWKATLVDLKKFKDKPLAELKTYKEKWFYLLKNASLIKEKEANALKQDPVFQRALERLERLSSDPATRKAYEASVNEHRDHLAVLSSERKAGRKEEKLEIAQALLKQGLPVNQISEATGLSSEEIESLR, translated from the coding sequence ATGATAGACCTGTTAGATATCAAAGTTGATGTCGTCTTCAAAGATTTTTTTGGCGATAAAAGTAGTAAAGAACTTTTAGAAAGCTTTATCAATTCTGTCTTAGGATTTGAAGGGGACGATCTTATTGAAATTGAAGAATTCTTAGATCCTAGAAAGATGCGAGTTGAAGTTGGTAGACCCTCAACCTTTGTGGATTTATCGGTAAAAACCAGGGGAGGGGAGCGATACATCATTGAAATGCAAACTTATAACCACGAAGGGTTTGATAAAAGGCTTCTTTATTACTTAGGAAAGGATTATACAGAGCAGATAGATTACCATTATCACCAACAAGCAACAGAAACTGAACAGAAAAAGAAGCAAAAAAAGCTAATAGGCTGGCAAGACCTTCCCAAGGTTCACATTGTAGCAATTATTGACTTTCACCGAAGCGAACGAGAAAAAAATGGTATTTTGAATAATGAAAAAGTGGTAGAAACCTATAGGTTTAAGCCTGAGATCTCTTCCTCTAATGAGCATCTTTTTAATCAATGGAAGGCCACATTGGTTGACCTTAAAAAATTTAAAGATAAGCCTCTAGCAGAACTCAAGACCTATAAAGAAAAATGGTTTTACCTCCTTAAAAATGCTTCTCTAATAAAAGAAAAAGAAGCAAATGCCTTAAAGCAAGACCCCGTTTTTCAAAGAGCACTTGAAAGGCTAGAAAGGCTTTCATCCGACCCAGCGACAAGAAAGGCCTATGAAGCCAGTGTTAATGAGCATAGAGACCATTTGGCAGTCTTATCCTCTGAAAGGAAAGCGGGACGCAAAGAAGAAAAGCTAGAAATCGCCCAAGCTTTGCTCAAACAGGGCCTTCCAGTAAATCAGATTTCTGAAGCGACTGGGCTTTCAAGTGAAGAGATCGAGTCCCTCCGTTAG